The following proteins come from a genomic window of Pseudomonas cichorii:
- the murJ gene encoding murein biosynthesis integral membrane protein MurJ — MNLLKSLAAVSSITMLSRVLGFIRDTIIARTFGAGMATDAFFIAFKLPNLLRRIFAEGAFSQAFVPILAEYKSQQGEEATRTFVAYVTGLLTLALALVTLLGVIFAPWVIWATAPGFVDSPEKFALTADLLRVTFPYILLISLSSMAGAILNTWNRFSVPAFVPTLLNVSMIFFALFLTPYFDPPVMALGWAVLAGGLLQLLYQLPHLKKIGMLVLPRLNLRDTGVWRVMKQMLPAILGVSVSQISLIINTIFASFLVAGSVSWMYYADRLMELPSGVLGVALGTILLPILSKTYANKDRQEYSRILDWGLRLCFLLVLPCTLALGLLAEPLTVSLFQYGKFDAVDAVMTQRALIAYSVGLLGIILIKVLAPGFYAQQNIRTPVKIAIFTLIVTQLLNLAFIVPLQHAGLALAISVGACINAGLLFWQLRKQGLFQPQPGWAKFLFKLILAVSVMSAVLLGLMHVMPAWSEGQMLERFVRLGALVAAGVVVYFGMLLLLGFRLRHFARKAIM, encoded by the coding sequence ATGAATCTACTCAAGTCATTAGCTGCCGTCAGCTCTATCACCATGCTTTCCCGGGTGCTGGGCTTCATTCGCGATACCATCATTGCCCGTACGTTCGGGGCCGGGATGGCGACGGATGCCTTCTTCATTGCCTTCAAGCTGCCGAACCTGCTGCGCAGGATCTTTGCCGAAGGGGCCTTTTCCCAGGCCTTCGTGCCGATCCTTGCCGAATATAAAAGCCAGCAGGGCGAGGAGGCGACCCGCACCTTCGTGGCGTATGTCACGGGGCTGCTCACGCTGGCGCTGGCGCTGGTCACCTTGCTGGGCGTCATCTTCGCGCCCTGGGTAATCTGGGCCACGGCGCCGGGTTTTGTCGACTCGCCTGAAAAGTTCGCCCTGACCGCGGACCTGCTGCGGGTGACCTTTCCTTATATATTGCTGATTTCCCTGTCATCCATGGCCGGTGCGATCCTCAATACCTGGAACCGTTTTTCCGTGCCAGCCTTCGTGCCGACGCTGCTCAACGTCAGCATGATTTTCTTCGCCCTGTTCCTGACGCCTTATTTCGATCCGCCGGTCATGGCGCTCGGGTGGGCGGTGCTGGCGGGTGGTTTGCTGCAGTTGCTCTATCAACTGCCGCACCTGAAAAAAATCGGCATGCTGGTCCTGCCGCGTCTGAATCTGCGGGACACGGGTGTATGGCGTGTGATGAAGCAGATGTTGCCTGCCATCCTTGGCGTTTCCGTCAGTCAGATATCTCTGATTATCAACACGATATTTGCCTCGTTCCTCGTCGCAGGTTCCGTCTCGTGGATGTACTATGCCGACCGCCTGATGGAGCTGCCTTCCGGGGTGCTGGGTGTAGCGTTGGGGACGATTCTGTTGCCGATCCTGTCCAAGACCTATGCCAACAAGGATCGTCAGGAGTATTCGCGGATTCTCGACTGGGGCTTGCGCCTTTGCTTTTTGCTGGTTCTGCCTTGCACGCTGGCGCTGGGCCTGCTGGCTGAGCCGTTGACTGTTTCCCTGTTCCAGTACGGCAAGTTCGATGCGGTGGATGCAGTCATGACCCAGCGTGCGCTGATAGCTTATTCGGTGGGGTTGCTGGGAATCATCCTGATCAAGGTGCTGGCTCCCGGCTTTTATGCCCAGCAGAATATCCGTACGCCGGTTAAAATCGCGATCTTTACCCTTATCGTTACCCAGTTGCTCAATCTGGCGTTTATCGTGCCGTTGCAGCATGCGGGTCTGGCCCTGGCCATCAGTGTGGGGGCGTGTATCAATGCCGGTCTGCTGTTCTGGCAGTTGCGCAAGCAGGGTCTGTTTCAGCCGCAGCCTGGCTGGGCGAAGTTTCTGTTCAAGCTGATTCTGGCTGTTTCGGTCATGTCGGCAGTGCTGCTGGGGCTGATGCATGTGATGCCGGCCTGGAGCGAAGGGCAGATGCTTGAGCGGTTCGTACGCCTGGGGGCGCTGGTCGCGGCGGGTGTGGTGGTTTATTTCGGTATGCTGCTGCTGTTGGGTTTTCGCCTGCGGCATTTCGCTCGCAAGGCAATCATGTAA
- the rpsT gene encoding 30S ribosomal protein S20 codes for MANTPSAKKRAKQAEKRRSHNASLRSMVRTYIKNVVKAIDAKDAEKAQAAYVLAVPVIDRMADKGIIHKNKAARHKGRLNGHIKALNLAAAA; via the coding sequence GTGGCCAACACACCTTCCGCCAAAAAACGTGCAAAACAGGCTGAGAAGCGTCGCAGCCACAACGCCAGCCTGCGTTCCATGGTTCGTACCTACATCAAGAATGTGGTCAAAGCCATCGACGCAAAAGACGCAGAAAAAGCGCAAGCCGCTTACGTTCTGGCTGTTCCTGTTATCGACCGTATGGCCGATAAAGGCATCATCCACAAGAACAAAGCTGCTCGCCATAAAGGCCGCCTGAACGGTCACATCAAGGCTCTGAACCTTGCTGCTGCCGCCTAA
- the rpmA gene encoding 50S ribosomal protein L27: MAHKKAGGSTRNGRDSEAKRLGVKMYGGQAIVPGNIIVRQRGTQFHAGYGVGMGKDHTLFAKVEGVIKFQVKGAFGRRYVSIVPKTEVSAA; encoded by the coding sequence ATGGCACACAAAAAAGCTGGTGGTAGTACCCGTAACGGTCGCGACTCAGAAGCCAAACGCCTTGGCGTGAAGATGTATGGCGGCCAGGCTATCGTTCCAGGCAACATCATCGTGCGTCAGCGCGGCACCCAATTCCACGCTGGCTATGGCGTTGGTATGGGTAAAGATCACACCCTGTTCGCGAAAGTGGAAGGCGTGATCAAGTTTCAAGTCAAGGGCGCCTTCGGTCGTCGCTACGTGAGCATCGTTCCGAAGACTGAAGTCTCCGCAGCGTAA
- a CDS encoding CreA family protein — protein sequence MRVMKAVFAALLVVPALAAAEEIGQVSTVFKFVGPNDRIVVEAFDDPKVEGVTCYLSRAKTGGVKGGLGLAEDRAEASIACRQVGPIRFQPPLKDGEEVFKERTSLVFKTMQVVRFLDEKRNTLVYLVYSDRIIEGSPQNAVTAIPILPWPHAATP from the coding sequence ATGCGAGTCATGAAAGCGGTTTTTGCGGCATTGCTGGTCGTGCCTGCCTTGGCGGCGGCTGAAGAGATTGGTCAGGTGTCGACGGTATTCAAGTTTGTCGGCCCCAATGACCGGATCGTGGTCGAGGCTTTTGATGATCCCAAGGTAGAGGGTGTGACCTGCTATCTGTCCCGCGCCAAGACGGGCGGGGTGAAGGGTGGTCTTGGCTTGGCCGAGGATCGTGCCGAGGCTTCGATTGCTTGTCGCCAGGTCGGGCCGATTCGTTTCCAGCCGCCGCTCAAGGACGGTGAGGAAGTATTCAAGGAGCGTACTTCGCTGGTTTTCAAGACCATGCAGGTGGTGCGCTTCCTGGATGAGAAGCGTAATACCCTGGTTTATCTGGTCTACAGCGACCGGATTATCGAGGGTAGCCCGCAGAATGCGGTGACCGCGATTCCAATCCTGCCGTGGCCGCATGCAGCTACGCCATGA
- a CDS encoding polyprenyl synthetase family protein translates to MQPQAFYRAVADDFSAVDLIIKKQLTSRVPLVSKIGDYITSAGGKRLRPLLVLLCGKALGREGDDLRLLAATIEFLHTATLLHDDVVDMSGMRRGRSTANALWGNAPSVLVGDFLYSRSFEMMVELGSMPVMQILSKATRIIAEGEVLQLSKIRDASTTEETYMEVIRGKTAMLFEASTHSAAALCNANTEQSEALRTFGDHLGVAFQLVDDLLDYRGDAETLGKNVGDDLAEGKPTLPLIYTMREGSPEQAALVRKAIQKGGLEDLESIRDAVEKAGALDYTAQLARDYAARSIACLDALPPSEYRDALVELSEFAVARTH, encoded by the coding sequence ATGCAACCCCAAGCCTTCTATCGCGCGGTGGCGGACGACTTTAGTGCCGTTGACCTTATCATCAAGAAGCAACTGACGTCTCGTGTGCCGCTGGTCTCGAAAATCGGCGATTACATCACGTCAGCCGGCGGAAAGCGCCTGCGCCCGCTGCTGGTGCTTCTGTGTGGCAAAGCCCTGGGACGCGAAGGCGACGACCTGCGCCTGCTGGCCGCCACTATCGAGTTCCTGCACACCGCCACCCTGCTACATGACGACGTCGTCGACATGTCGGGCATGCGTCGCGGCCGGTCCACGGCCAACGCACTGTGGGGCAACGCGCCCAGCGTCCTGGTCGGTGACTTCCTTTATTCCCGCTCGTTCGAAATGATGGTCGAGCTGGGCTCGATGCCGGTCATGCAGATCCTGTCCAAGGCCACGCGGATCATCGCCGAAGGCGAAGTCCTGCAGTTGTCCAAGATTCGCGATGCCAGCACCACCGAAGAAACCTACATGGAAGTGATTCGCGGCAAGACAGCCATGCTGTTCGAAGCCTCGACCCACAGCGCCGCCGCCCTGTGCAATGCCAACACCGAACAGAGCGAAGCCCTGCGTACTTTCGGCGACCATCTGGGCGTGGCATTCCAACTGGTCGACGATCTGCTGGACTACCGTGGCGATGCCGAGACACTGGGCAAGAACGTCGGTGACGATCTGGCCGAAGGCAAGCCTACCCTGCCGCTGATCTACACCATGCGCGAAGGTTCGCCGGAACAGGCTGCCCTGGTCCGCAAGGCCATTCAGAAAGGCGGCCTGGAAGATCTGGAAAGCATTCGTGACGCCGTCGAAAAGGCCGGCGCCCTGGATTACACCGCGCAACTGGCCCGCGACTATGCTGCCCGCTCCATTGCCTGCCTGGACGCCCTGCCGCCAAGCGAATACCGCGACGCACTGGTAGAGCTGAGTGAATTCGCGGTAGCCCGCACTCACTGA
- the ribF gene encoding bifunctional riboflavin kinase/FAD synthetase — translation MQLVRGLHNLHPSHRGCVATIGNFDGVHRGHQAILMRLRERAVELGVPTCVVIFEPQPREFFAPDTAPARLARLRDKLELLSAEGVDRVLCLSFNQRLSKLSAASFVETILVDGLGVQHLEVGDDFRFGCDRIGDFDFLQQAGNTHGFTVEAAQTVEIDGVRVSSTKVRNALAVADFALAEHLLGRPFQITGRVLHGQKLARQLGTPTANVQLKRRRVPLSGVYLVSTNIDGKAWPGVANIGVRPTVAGDGSAHLEVHLLDFAGDIYGRRLTVAFHHKLRDEQRFASLEALKTAINADVAAARAHWHGQPLTKSLK, via the coding sequence ATGCAGCTGGTTAGAGGCCTCCACAACCTGCACCCCTCGCATCGGGGCTGCGTCGCCACGATTGGCAACTTTGACGGTGTCCACCGCGGTCATCAGGCGATCCTGATGCGTCTGCGCGAGCGCGCTGTCGAGTTGGGCGTGCCCACTTGCGTGGTCATTTTCGAGCCGCAGCCACGGGAATTCTTCGCTCCTGACACCGCGCCAGCACGTCTGGCCCGGCTGCGTGACAAGCTTGAACTGCTGAGCGCCGAGGGTGTTGACCGGGTCTTGTGCCTGTCTTTCAACCAGCGTCTGAGCAAACTCAGTGCCGCCAGCTTCGTCGAGACCATTCTGGTCGACGGGCTGGGCGTGCAGCATCTTGAGGTAGGCGACGATTTCCGATTCGGTTGCGACCGCATCGGCGACTTCGACTTCCTGCAACAAGCAGGTAATACTCATGGTTTTACCGTAGAGGCGGCGCAGACCGTTGAGATCGATGGTGTCCGGGTCAGCAGTACCAAGGTGCGTAATGCCCTGGCTGTCGCGGATTTTGCCCTGGCCGAGCATTTGCTCGGTCGCCCGTTCCAGATTACCGGACGGGTTCTGCATGGCCAGAAGCTAGCACGCCAGTTGGGTACGCCCACGGCCAATGTGCAACTCAAGCGTCGTCGTGTGCCGTTGAGCGGGGTTTACCTGGTCAGCACGAACATCGATGGCAAGGCCTGGCCGGGAGTCGCCAATATCGGCGTGCGTCCGACCGTGGCAGGTGATGGCAGTGCCCACCTTGAGGTTCATCTTCTGGATTTTGCCGGTGATATCTATGGCCGGCGTTTGACGGTGGCTTTCCACCACAAGCTGCGCGATGAGCAGCGTTTCGCCTCACTGGAGGCGCTCAAGACGGCGATCAATGCGGACGTCGCCGCCGCCCGTGCCCATTGGCATGGCCAACCGCTAACCAAGAGCCTGAAATGA
- a CDS encoding PA4570 family protein — MTYLIDAWLDRPQPYLRILHRETGEVCAVLEEEALEELRDQGDLDVHSLSSSEPVVLKELVRNLFLFCYARALRPAGELH; from the coding sequence ATGACTTATTTGATCGATGCATGGCTGGACCGGCCACAGCCCTACCTGAGAATCCTTCACCGCGAGACAGGCGAAGTCTGTGCCGTGCTTGAAGAGGAAGCGCTGGAAGAGTTACGCGATCAGGGCGATCTGGATGTCCACAGCCTCAGCTCCAGCGAGCCCGTGGTGCTGAAAGAACTGGTGCGAAATCTGTTTCTGTTCTGTTATGCGCGGGCCTTGCGCCCAGCAGGAGAGCTGCACTGA
- the cgtA gene encoding Obg family GTPase CgtA: protein MKFVDEVSIRVKAGDGGNGCMSFRREKFIENGGPNGGDGGDGGSVYMIADVNLNTLVDYRYTRHFDAERGSNGGSADCTGRKGEELVLRVPVGTTVIDATTQEIIGDLTKDGQRLLVAQGGWHGLGNTRFKSSTNRAPRQTTPGKPGDQRDLKLELKVLADVGLLGLPNAGKSTFIRSVSAAKPKVADYPFTTLVPNLGVVSVDRWKSFVIADIPGLIEGASDGAGLGIRFLKHLARTRLLLHLVDMAPLDETSAADAAEVIVNELVKFSPSLAERDRWLVLNKCDQLLEEEQEARKQEIVERLEWTGPVYVISAIAKEGTEQLSRDIMRYLEERSLRLVEEPGYAEELAELDQRIEDEARAQLQALDDQRALRRSGVKSVHDIGEDDWDEEDVDDEDGPEIIYVRD from the coding sequence ATGAAGTTTGTAGATGAAGTTTCAATTCGAGTAAAGGCTGGTGACGGCGGCAACGGTTGCATGAGCTTCCGTCGTGAAAAATTTATCGAAAACGGTGGTCCTAACGGCGGTGACGGTGGTGATGGCGGTTCGGTCTATATGATCGCCGACGTCAACCTCAATACGCTGGTCGACTATCGCTATACCCGTCATTTCGACGCCGAGCGCGGCTCGAATGGCGGCAGCGCCGATTGCACGGGGCGCAAGGGTGAAGAGCTGGTGTTGCGCGTGCCGGTCGGCACGACCGTGATCGATGCGACAACCCAGGAAATCATCGGCGACCTGACCAAGGACGGCCAGCGCCTGCTCGTTGCCCAGGGTGGCTGGCACGGTCTGGGTAACACCCGTTTCAAATCCAGTACCAACCGCGCTCCGCGTCAGACGACGCCGGGCAAGCCGGGCGATCAGCGTGATCTCAAGCTGGAATTGAAAGTGCTGGCTGACGTCGGCCTGTTGGGCTTGCCGAATGCGGGCAAAAGCACCTTCATTCGCTCTGTGTCTGCAGCCAAGCCCAAAGTCGCGGATTACCCGTTCACGACTCTGGTGCCAAACCTGGGTGTGGTCAGTGTCGATCGCTGGAAGAGCTTCGTCATTGCCGATATTCCTGGCTTGATCGAAGGTGCCTCCGATGGAGCGGGCCTGGGGATTCGCTTCCTCAAGCACCTGGCGCGTACGCGCCTGCTGCTGCATCTCGTCGATATGGCACCACTGGATGAAACCAGTGCTGCCGATGCTGCCGAGGTCATCGTCAATGAGCTGGTCAAGTTCAGCCCTTCCCTGGCTGAGCGTGATCGCTGGCTGGTGCTGAACAAGTGCGACCAATTGCTTGAGGAAGAGCAGGAGGCTCGTAAGCAGGAAATTGTCGAGCGTCTGGAGTGGACGGGGCCGGTCTATGTGATCTCCGCGATTGCGAAGGAAGGCACTGAGCAGTTGTCTCGTGACATCATGCGCTATCTTGAAGAGCGTAGCCTGCGTCTGGTCGAGGAGCCTGGTTATGCTGAAGAGCTGGCCGAGCTGGATCAGCGTATCGAAGACGAGGCGCGTGCTCAGTTGCAGGCGCTGGATGATCAGCGTGCCTTGCGTCGTAGCGGCGTGAAGAGCGTGCATGACATTGGCGAAGATGACTGGGATGAAGAAGATGTGGACGATGAAGATGGTCCGGAAATCATTTACGTCCGAGACTGA
- the proB gene encoding glutamate 5-kinase: MRSKVTGAQRWVVKIGSALLTADGKGLDRSAMGVWVEQMVALHEAGVELVLVSSGAVAAGMSRLGWSVRPSAMHELQAAAAIGQMGLVQAWESSFAEHDRHTAQILLTHDDLSDRKRYLNARSTLRTLVELGVVPVINENDTVVTDEIRFGDNDTLAALVANLVEADLLVILTDRDGMFDADPRNNPEAQLIYEARADDPALDAVAGGTGGALGRGGMQTKLRAARLAARSGAHTVIVGGRIDRVLARLKAGEQLGTLLSPEREMLAARKQWLAGHLQTRGTLVLDGGAVAALVKDHKSLLPVGVKVVQGSFRRGEMVVCVAPDGREIARGLSNYSAVEAQKIIGQSSDAIVRELGYMAEPELIHRDNLILV, translated from the coding sequence ATGCGCAGCAAAGTGACGGGTGCCCAGCGCTGGGTCGTGAAGATCGGCAGTGCCCTGCTGACGGCGGATGGCAAAGGCCTGGATCGTTCGGCCATGGGGGTGTGGGTTGAGCAGATGGTGGCGCTGCATGAAGCGGGCGTCGAGCTGGTGCTGGTTTCTTCCGGGGCTGTTGCTGCCGGCATGAGTCGCCTGGGCTGGTCTGTGCGACCCAGTGCCATGCATGAGCTTCAGGCGGCTGCTGCCATCGGTCAGATGGGGTTGGTGCAGGCCTGGGAGTCGAGCTTTGCCGAGCATGACCGGCATACCGCGCAGATTCTTCTGACTCACGACGATCTGTCCGATCGCAAGCGCTATCTGAACGCTCGCAGCACCCTGCGCACGCTGGTCGAGCTGGGTGTTGTGCCGGTCATCAACGAAAACGACACGGTTGTGACTGACGAAATCCGTTTTGGTGACAACGACACGCTGGCCGCTCTGGTGGCCAACCTGGTCGAGGCTGATCTGCTGGTGATCCTGACGGATCGCGATGGCATGTTCGATGCCGATCCGCGCAACAATCCCGAGGCTCAGCTTATTTATGAGGCGCGTGCCGACGATCCGGCGCTGGATGCGGTGGCTGGCGGCACGGGAGGTGCGCTTGGGCGTGGTGGCATGCAGACCAAGCTGCGTGCGGCGCGTCTGGCGGCTCGTTCCGGGGCGCATACGGTGATTGTGGGTGGTCGTATCGATCGCGTGCTGGCGCGCCTCAAGGCGGGTGAGCAGTTGGGTACATTGCTGTCGCCTGAGCGTGAAATGCTCGCGGCCCGCAAGCAGTGGCTGGCCGGTCATCTGCAGACTCGTGGCACGCTGGTGCTGGATGGTGGTGCGGTGGCTGCTCTGGTCAAGGATCACAAGAGTCTGTTGCCTGTGGGTGTGAAGGTGGTGCAGGGCAGCTTCCGTCGTGGTGAGATGGTTGTGTGCGTTGCGCCTGATGGTCGGGAAATCGCTCGCGGCCTGAGTAACTACAGTGCTGTCGAAGCGCAGAAGATTATCGGTCAGTCATCCGATGCCATCGTGCGCGAGCTGGGTTACATGGCCGAGCCTGAGCTGATTCATCGGGATAACCTGATTCTCGTTTGA
- the ileS gene encoding isoleucine--tRNA ligase yields MTDYKATLNLPDTAFPMKAGLPQREPQTLQRWDSIGLYQKLREIGKDRPKFVLHDGPPYANGNIHIGHAVNKILKDMIVRSKTLSGFDAPYVPGWDCHGLPIEHKVEVTHGKNLSADKTRELCRAYAAEQVEGQKAEFIRLGVLGDWDNPYLTMNFANEAGEIRALAEMVKGGFVFKGLKPVNWCFDCGSALAEAEVEYQDKKSTTLDVAFPVADDAKLAAAFGLDSLSKPAAIVIWTTTSWTIPANQALNVHPEFEYALVDVGDRLLVLASELVESCLTRYNLQGTVIATTTGTALELINFRHPFYDRLSPVYLAEYVELSAGTGVVHCSPAYGVDDFVISKSYGVTNDDIISPVQSNGVYVESLEFFGGQFIFKANQNIIDKLAEVGSLLHTETISHSYMHCWRHKSPLIYRATAQWFVGMDKQPETGETLRKRAVKAIEDTQFVPAWGQARLHSMIANRPDWCISRQRNWGVPIPFFLHKESGELHPRTVELMEEVAQRVEKEGIEAWFKLDAAELLGDEAPKYDKISDTLDVWFDSGTTHWHVLRGSHSMGHETGPRADLYLEGSDQHRGWFHSSLLTGCAIDDHAPYRELLTHGFTVDENGRKMSKSLGNVIAPQKVNDTLGADIMRLWVSATDYSGEMAVSDQILQRSADAYRRIRNTARFLLSNLSGFNPATDLLPTEEMLALDRWAVDRTLLLQRELQENYSEYRFWNVYSKVHNFCVQELGGFYLDIIKDRQYTTAPDSKARRSCQTALFHISEALVRWIAPILAFTADELWQFLPGERNESVMLNTWYEGLSEMPEGFELDRAYWERIMAVKASVNKEMENLRAAKAIGGNLQAEVTLYAEDSLVADLSKLSNELRFVLITSTATVAPLLSAPADAVVTEVAGLKLKVVKSGHAKCARCWHHREDVGVNPEHPEICGRCVDNISGAGEVRHYA; encoded by the coding sequence ATGACCGATTATAAAGCCACGCTAAACCTTCCGGACACCGCCTTCCCGATGAAGGCCGGCCTGCCCCAGCGCGAGCCGCAAACTCTGCAGCGCTGGGACAGCATTGGCCTGTACCAGAAGCTGCGCGAGATTGGCAAGGATCGTCCAAAGTTCGTCCTGCACGACGGTCCTCCCTACGCCAACGGCAATATTCACATCGGTCACGCCGTCAACAAGATCCTCAAGGACATGATCGTGCGCTCCAAGACCCTGTCGGGCTTCGATGCGCCTTATGTGCCGGGCTGGGACTGCCATGGCTTGCCGATCGAGCACAAAGTCGAAGTCACCCACGGCAAGAACCTGTCCGCCGACAAGACCCGTGAGCTGTGCCGCGCCTATGCTGCCGAGCAGGTCGAAGGCCAGAAGGCCGAGTTCATTCGCCTGGGCGTGCTGGGCGACTGGGACAATCCGTACCTCACCATGAACTTCGCTAACGAAGCCGGTGAAATCCGTGCGCTGGCCGAAATGGTCAAGGGCGGTTTCGTGTTCAAGGGCCTCAAGCCCGTGAACTGGTGCTTCGATTGCGGTTCGGCCCTGGCTGAGGCGGAAGTCGAATATCAGGACAAGAAATCCACTACCCTCGACGTGGCATTCCCTGTTGCCGATGACGCGAAACTGGCTGCGGCATTTGGCCTCGATTCGCTGAGCAAACCTGCTGCCATCGTGATCTGGACCACGACATCGTGGACCATTCCTGCCAACCAGGCGCTGAACGTTCATCCAGAGTTCGAGTATGCGCTGGTTGATGTCGGTGACAGACTGCTGGTTCTGGCCTCGGAGCTGGTTGAAAGCTGCCTGACCCGCTACAACCTGCAAGGCACCGTTATTGCTACTACGACGGGCACCGCGCTTGAGCTGATCAACTTCCGTCACCCGTTCTATGACCGCTTGTCGCCCGTCTATCTGGCCGAGTATGTCGAGCTGAGCGCTGGCACCGGTGTTGTGCATTGCTCGCCTGCTTACGGCGTCGACGACTTTGTCATCAGCAAAAGCTACGGCGTGACCAACGATGACATCATCAGCCCGGTGCAGAGCAACGGCGTGTATGTCGAGTCCCTGGAGTTCTTCGGTGGCCAGTTCATCTTCAAGGCCAACCAGAACATCATCGACAAGCTGGCTGAGGTCGGTAGCTTGTTGCACACCGAAACCATCAGCCACAGTTACATGCACTGCTGGCGTCACAAGTCGCCGCTGATCTACCGCGCCACCGCCCAGTGGTTCGTAGGCATGGACAAGCAGCCTGAGACGGGCGAGACCCTGCGCAAGCGTGCGGTCAAAGCCATCGAAGACACCCAATTCGTTCCGGCCTGGGGGCAGGCGCGTCTGCACTCCATGATCGCCAACCGTCCTGACTGGTGCATCTCCCGTCAGCGCAACTGGGGCGTGCCGATCCCGTTCTTCCTGCACAAGGAAAGCGGCGAGCTGCATCCGCGCACCGTCGAGCTGATGGAAGAAGTCGCTCAGCGCGTCGAGAAAGAGGGCATCGAAGCCTGGTTCAAGCTGGACGCTGCCGAGTTGCTGGGTGATGAAGCGCCCAAATACGACAAGATCTCCGACACACTGGACGTCTGGTTCGATTCCGGCACCACTCACTGGCACGTATTGCGCGGCTCGCACTCCATGGGCCACGAAACAGGCCCGCGTGCGGACCTGTATCTGGAAGGTTCCGACCAGCATCGTGGCTGGTTCCATTCCTCGCTGCTGACTGGCTGTGCCATCGACGATCACGCTCCGTACCGTGAGCTGTTGACCCACGGTTTCACCGTTGACGAAAACGGCCGCAAGATGTCCAAGTCGCTGGGCAATGTCATCGCGCCGCAGAAGGTCAACGATACGTTGGGTGCAGACATCATGCGTCTGTGGGTTTCGGCCACTGACTATTCCGGTGAAATGGCGGTTTCCGATCAGATCCTGCAGCGCAGCGCAGACGCCTACCGGCGGATCCGCAACACTGCACGCTTCCTGCTCTCGAACCTGTCCGGTTTCAATCCGGCCACCGACCTGCTGCCAACTGAAGAAATGCTGGCGCTGGACCGCTGGGCCGTGGACCGTACTCTGCTGCTGCAACGCGAGCTGCAAGAGAACTACAGCGAATACCGCTTCTGGAACGTCTACTCGAAGGTCCACAACTTCTGCGTGCAGGAGCTGGGTGGCTTCTATCTGGACATCATCAAGGACCGTCAGTACACCACGGCCCCTGACAGCAAGGCGCGTCGCTCTTGCCAGACCGCGTTGTTCCATATCTCCGAAGCACTGGTACGCTGGATCGCACCGATCCTGGCGTTCACTGCCGACGAGCTGTGGCAGTTCCTGCCGGGCGAGCGTAACGAATCCGTGATGCTCAACACCTGGTACGAAGGCCTGAGCGAAATGCCTGAAGGTTTCGAGCTGGACCGCGCCTACTGGGAGCGGATCATGGCGGTGAAGGCTTCGGTCAACAAGGAAATGGAAAACCTGCGCGCTGCCAAGGCCATCGGCGGCAACCTGCAGGCTGAAGTGACCCTGTACGCTGAAGATTCGCTGGTTGCCGACCTGTCGAAGCTCAGCAACGAACTGCGTTTCGTCCTGATCACATCCACCGCGACTGTCGCGCCTTTGCTGTCGGCACCGGCCGATGCGGTGGTGACCGAGGTTGCTGGCCTGAAGCTGAAAGTGGTCAAGTCCGGTCACGCGAAGTGCGCCCGTTGCTGGCACCACCGTGAAGACGTTGGCGTGAACCCTGAGCATCCTGAAATCTGCGGTCGCTGTGTGGATAACATCAGCGGCGCTGGCGAGGTGCGTCACTATGCCTAA
- the rplU gene encoding 50S ribosomal protein L21 yields the protein MYAVIVTGGKQYKVAPGEYLKIEKLEIATGESVTFDRVLLVGNGDDVNIGAPVVAGATVVAEVVSQGRHDKVRIIKFRRRKHHMKRMGHRQWYTEIKITGIQA from the coding sequence ATGTACGCAGTAATTGTTACCGGTGGCAAGCAGTACAAAGTCGCCCCAGGTGAATACCTGAAAATTGAAAAACTGGAAATCGCTACTGGCGAATCCGTCACTTTTGACCGCGTCCTGCTGGTTGGCAATGGCGACGACGTCAATATCGGTGCTCCGGTTGTTGCTGGCGCTACCGTCGTGGCTGAAGTGGTTTCGCAAGGTCGTCACGACAAGGTTCGCATCATCAAGTTCCGTCGTCGTAAGCACCACATGAAGCGTATGGGCCACCGCCAGTGGTACACCGAGATCAAAATCACAGGTATTCAGGCTTAA